The genomic stretch GCTCCAGATAATCCCAATTTGTTCAAATACCGCAAATATTTGTGGAAGAAGCAGTGAATTTATtttgaggaggtcctgggtttgGGTGGATGtcgccacatatgagcaacatgacacaaactaaacagctaattggttattttctcTTGTGTGTccttatgtgttttactgcgtctgaATTACGATGGAATCTTTTGCCGcagactgaacaactaaatgtccTTTCTTTGCTGTGTTttttcatgtgttcagtcaaattgcTCTTGAAAGAAAAGCCTTTACCACAAATCGAACAGTTAaaagttttttctcctgtgtgtaatctcatgtgttgagtcaaatagcTATTTCGAGAAAATCCTTTgccgcaaactgaacaattaaatggtttcagTCCACTGTGCGTCATTAGGTGTCGAGTCAAACCTTGTCTGGAAACAAagattttaccacaaactgagcaactaaatgttttttctcctgtgtgcgttcgcatgtgttcagtcaaacggTTATTAATAGAAAactttttaccacaaactgaacagttaaatggtttctcgcctgtgtgcgttctcatgtgtggaGTCAAGTAGCTGTTTCGAGAAAATCTTTTACCGCAAATTGAACAGTTAAATGGTTTCtcccctgtgtgtgttctcatgtgttgagtcatgtAGGTGTTTCTagtaaagcttttaccacaaactaaacaattATATGGTTTgagtccagtgtgtgttctcatgtgccgtGTTAAACATTGTCTGGAAACAAAGATTTTACCGCAATCTGcgcaataaaatttttttttccctgtgtgcgttctcatgtgttgagtcaagagACTCCCTTTAGTAAAACtttcagcacaaactgagcagctcaaacctGTTTTGCTtttcttctttgtagagcattcagagtgtttgttgtcagtgtgagtcctcatatcaccttcacagtctgtatcgctgctcaaaggttcttcaacatCATCTTCAgtgtcactatctgatagtggagctaagaggttgtctacttgtggtttctcttcatcatcttcagtcttcacagagacaacagtcagtggtaacttggtgagatcagcttcCTCTTGTgtgatccagagttcctcctcttcctttttaatgtggggtGGATTCGGAGTCTCATgtttcaaagtggagctcccccctgacTGAGGGGGAAGTACTTCtggatgaccaatcagctgctggacgtctgcaggacacaaacacactttagtACAGACATGATCCATGAGATGTTTGTCCATGATTTGGCTCAGGGCTGCTATTATAAAtgataccggtatattttagaacaggggtgtccaaactttttccactgagggccgcacactgaaaaatcaaagcaagcggaggccattttgatattttttattttaaaaaccaatacaataaatgtataaaaaaatatacatttaggccgccactcaggcttgatcccagtgaacccaaagagttttggtcaaaaaaatataaaaaaatgtgtcattatttatttttattattattattattattattcaaagtttaaatctctagatcaacattaggtctatctgtcaaaaaaacgtttttaaacatttaagttgtatgccctttttgtcaaagaaaacccaggttttttatggaaaaaaacccaccaaatatgcaattttttccccgaattaaattttaaagtagaatatttgagattataaaataattggagccttaaaaaggtcaataactcataacaacattgaaattttttgagcaatgacacacgcaaaaaaatttagggatccaaaagggtcctacttattaaagtgttaaaaaataaattatacttttttttttttactgattacttttagcacaataatctcgagatcagcttcagatctgtccgtcaattctaagttttattgttgtttatgttttttgtttgttcgttttaggcccttcttttaaaaaacaacagctcagttttttatatggaaaacacaaaatatgcaacattttcccaaaagaatatatcaaagtggaatatttaatgtgacgtaattggagccttgaataggtcaataattcatagtgacgttgattttgattaaatattattttttaaagaaagaaacagccaacctagcagctttgtgttattagagtaaacattgcaacatttttttgttacatttcacctgttttctgttttataccacgtttgtttggttttttttatcgtatttttaaaatgtgtcgtggggccgttaaaaaatgacctgcgggccgcactttggacacccctgttttagaaagATGGGTGTAATTTGGACAATGCCACCACATCGTATATGTGTTGACGCGGAAGTCTCTGCTCATTCTGTCCCGTTTTTCCATGGATTTTGCTCTCGATGACAAAATAATCCTTTGCACTATTGTTGCCAGCAATCAGATCCGTTTGACTCAAACCTCGCTATGACTCGGGGCAACACACGTTCATGACAGCAGCGCGGCGAGGTGCAATTTACGTGATTCTATCAAAAGAGATGGATGCACTGGAACACCATGAAGACATTTCTGACAAAATATAAACTTTGTGTGAATAGATATGTTCCTAGTTGCCAGGGTATTTAAAAAGCTGCCAGAAGTAATTACCTCGTCATTTGAGCTTTATGGTCACAACTGCTTTGCTCAAGAAGCACGGATACAACACATGTACACACAGTCTGAAATTGTTTAGCAGCTGTGGCAATATTGTCACCTGGAGTTGACAGCttggtaggcctttaatgtttaaaggcctactgaaagccactactgccaaccacgcagtctgatagtttatatatcaatgatgaaatcttaacattgcaacacatgccaatacggccgggttaacttataaagtgcaattttaaatttcccgccacacttccggttgaaaaactcctttggatatgatttatgcgcgtgacgtcataaaatccacggaagtggttggaccccatcgaccagatacaaaaacctcttgttttcttcgacaaaattccacagtattctggacatctgtgttggtgaatcttttgcaatttgtttaatgaacaatggaggctgcaaagaagaacgttgtaggtgggatcgatcggtgtattagcggctaagtacaatacttacagcaacacaacaaggactacttactacgcctagccgatgcttgccgccaaacccacggatgaattccttcgtcgcgccgtcgatcgctggaatgcaggtgagcacggctgttgacgggaagatgagggctggctggcataggtggagcgctaatgtttttatcatagttctgtgaggtccggttgctaagttgctaaattagccttagcgtcgttagcaacagcattgttaagccttaccaggctgagaatttttaaccgtgtagttacatgtacatggtttaatagtattgttgatcttctgtctatccttccagtcaggggtttatttcttttgtttctatctgcatttgagaacgatgctatcacgttagctcagtagctaagtgtgtcaccgatgtattgttgtggagataaaagtcactttaaatgtccatttcgtgtgctcgactctcattttcaagaggatatagtatccgaggtggtttaaaatacaaatccgtgatccacaatagaaaaaggagagagtgtggaatccaatgagccagcttgtacctaagttaagggagagcgaaaaaagatacgtccatcactgcctctcgagtccttcactgtaacgttcctcatctacgaatctttcatcctcgctcaaattaatggggtaattgtcgctttgttgctccgaatctctcgctccattgtaaacaacggggaattgtgaggaatactagctcctgtgacgtcacgctacttccggtacaggcaaggctttttttatcagcgagcaaaagttgcgaactttatcgttgattttctctactaaatcctttcagcaaaaatatggcaatatcgcgaaatgatcaagtatgacacatagaatggatctgctattcccgtttaaataaaaaaaaatcatttcagtaggcctttaagggaacaAGGGTTTGCTAAAAATGTTGAACTAAACAAACACTATTGCTAAAGGTAAATTATTTTCAAGTTGTTACTAATGTTTGAAATGTCCTGCTAAACCAAGGgctttgttttatattttgttcttttgtgttgctATTGTtatgcggcatggcgtagtgggtagggcggctgtgccagaaacctgagggttgcaggttcgctcccagcctcttaccatccaaagcGCTGCCGTTAAGTCCTTttgcaggacacttcacccttgcccccagtgccgctcacactggtgaatgaatgatgaatgataggtggtggtcggaggggcggtaggcgcaaactggcagccacgcttccgtcagtctaccccagggcagctggggctacgaaagtagcttaccaccacctcactcctacccacttctccaaagtgggctggctcagggtggaggacagagtaaaacaacttgcactgagcctagtctataaaatctgctacacctccctgataccgaagtacatgtcaaactacttccttaacgtaaatgaccgccataaccacaacaccagggggagctccactaaccacgttaaacccagattccgaactaacaaaggtcttaactcattctctttctatgccacatcaatgtggaatgcgctcccaacaggtataagagaaagagcatctctatcctccttcaaaaccgcaataaaagttcacctccaggcagctacaaccctaaactaacaccgtccccggattgctaataatcaaatgtaaacaatcaaatgcagatactttttcttatgccctctgatctctctctctctatgtccactagttgctgtccatatcctacccccccccctccacacccctgattatacatgatgtaaatagttcaatgtgattatcttgtgtgatgactgtattatgatgatagtatatctgatagtatatatctgtatcatgaatcaatttaagtggaccccgacttaaacaagttgaaaaacttattggggtgttaccatttagtggtcaattgtacggaatatgtactttgctgtgcaatctactaataaacgtctCAATCAATCTCAATCAAAACcaaggagtgaatgaatgatgggttctcacttctctgtgaagcacttttgagtgtctagaaaagcgctatataaatctaatccattattattattattattattattagatgagGATTTTTAAAGAAGATTGAAAATTATACTGTATTATTCTTATATTTCTTTTAAGGCTTTTAAATATTTTATGTGCATCTGTGTATCTTTCCGGGGGAGAAAAACGGCGATCGATATTCAGCCAAAATATTTTAGAATATGAGTTTAGGTCCATACACCCAGCCCTAATTAGGCTACATGGTTTCTcctgtgttctcatgtgttgagtcaaatggctcatggctctttttagtaaaacttttagcacaaacatgttttacctctcttctttttaGAGGGTTCAGAGTGTTTGATGTccgtgtgagtcctcatatcaccttcacagtctgtatcgctgctcaaaggttcttcaacctcgtcttcaggctcactatctgatagtggagctaagaggttgtctacttgtggtttctcttcatcttcttcagtcttcacagagacaacagtcagtggcaacttggtgagatcagcctcctgtggtcctagaagacactctccctcctgagtgatgcagagttcctcctcttcctttttaatgcagggtggttgtggagtctcctgcttcaaagtggagctccccccttctggatgaccaatcagctgctgaACATCTGTAGGACACAaacaacacactttcttctatgtacagcatgtgtgtgtagtgtttcatggccattcatttagtgccttgccagaatgatgCATCAATGTTTACATGATTTGTTTGGACTCGGACATGTGAAGCTCGAATCACAGAACATACAAAACACCTGTTCCGATGGTCATTAGGGTACTACAAACTaacagtgggggggggggggggggggagcaataCAGGAATTTATCAATGTTTCTTACAATATAACTTCTATTTTTAAGAAATTAACTAATAAGAAATagaggacttttatttacatttaagtAACAATAAATTTAAACCACTTTCTGAACAATTGCAATGAATGGAAATTGATAatttgaattaccgtatttttcggagaataagtcgctccggagtataagtcgcaccggccgaaaatgcataataaagaaggaaaaaaaacatataagtcgcattttttggggaaatttatttgataaaacccaacatagacatttgaaaggcaatttaaaataaataaagaatagtgaacaacaggctgaataagtgtacgttatatgaggcataaataaccaactgagaacgtgcctggtatgttaacgtaacatattatggtaagagtcattcaaataactataacatatagaacatgctatacgtttaccaaacaatctgtcactcctgatcgctaaatcccatgaaatcttatacgtctagtctcttacgtgaatgagctaaataatattacttgatattttacggtaatgtgttaataattccacacataagacgctcctgagtataagtcgcactatgaaactatgaaaaaaactgcgacttatagtccgaaaaatacggtattttcttTTTTGACCCAGTTTGACGAATGCATTATTACTGTCATATATACAACTTGTTTTTAAGCAGAGTTTTACATTTTTCTGAAAACTTGGTAGAGTATTGCaaaacacctactcagtggcctagtggttagagtgtccgccctgagatcggtaggttgttccgagtcataccaaagactataaaaatgggaccctacctccctgcttgacactcagcatcaaaggttggaattgggggttaaatcaccaaaaatgattcccaggcgcggccaccgctgctgctcacttctcccctcacctcccaggggttatcaaggggatgggtcaaatgcagaggacacatttcaccacacctagtgtgtgtgtgtgacaatcatgggaactttaacttgaacttgaactttaatatcacaatattgcaaaatagtattgtatcgtgactcaagtaACATGAGACTTTTAATATTGTGAAGTCCTTGCCAATACTCAGTCTAAGGCTGCACAATTATTGTGGCAATAAtaattggaagaaaaaaaaagcagcaaCCACGGTGAGATCTCAAACTTCTAGTTGTGTGGTCTTTTTTCCACTCAAGCTCACTCATCTGTTTCACCGTTACAAGCTCAGACATTTGCATGCATGTTGCAAAGCCCATTAATCAATTTTTACCCGATTTTATGATTCTGAGAgcgtataaatgtttttttttttaaagtggtcgatggactccgccaaggctgccctttgtcaccgattctgttcataacttttatggacagaatttctaggtgcagtcaaggcgtcgaggggatccggtttggtggctgcaggattaggtctctgctttttgcagatgatgtggtcctgatggcttcatctggccaggatcttcagctctcactggatcggttcgcagccgagtgtgaagcgacttggatgggaatcagcacctccaagtccgagtccatggctcTCGCCCGGAaacgggtggagtgccatctccgggttggggaggagatcttgccccaagtggaggagttcaagtacctcggagtcttgttcacgagtgagggaggagtggatcgtgagatcgacaggcggattggtgcggcgtcttcagtaatgcggacgctgtatcgatccgttgtggtgaagaaggagctgagccggaaggcaaagctctcaatttaccggtcgatctacgttaccatcctcacctatggtcatgagctttgggttatgaccgaaaggacaagatcacggatacaagcggcccaaatgagtttcctccgccgggtggcgagtctctcccttagagatagggtgagaagctctgccatccgggaggaactcaaagtaaagccgctgctcctccacatggagaggagccagatgaggtggttctggcatctggtcaggatgccacccgaacgcctccctagggaggtgtttaggggcacgtctgaccggtaggaggccatggggaagacccaggacacgttgggtagactatgtctcccggctggcctgggaacacctcgggatcccctcggaggagctggacgaagtggctggggagagggaagtctgggcttctctgcttaggctgctgcccccgcgacctgacctcggataagcggaagaagatggatggaaggacattttaaaaatgtacaaaatcCAATCGGGCGTGATGAGATTTGAATCTTTTGCTTGCTCTAGCAGCATCCACGCGGCTGTGTTTACTAGATGATTTGAttgttttctcaataaaatagaaTGTAAATTCAATTATCGTTGTGTGATATTGTTTTTTGTCTGATTCAGTTTTTAAAAACTTTGAAATAGAAACAAAAACCGGGGCACTAGCTGTGATTAGTaataagttatttaaaaaaaatagcgtcCACGCTTGAAAAATAAGTTGTGGAAATATACAATAAGGTTTAGACTTTTTGCAATTGAAAAAACGTGCTTTTTAAAATCGTAATATTCTTGTTCTTTattacctccaatcctctgcaccTTGATGTAGACATGTCTTCTCTTCACACACTGCACATCTCTTACTCCTTCCcaaaatcattattttctttacacaagcgcttgttttgctcttccactttcttcatttgacttttgcattctttcatctcctctgatgtgaactccactttcttcttcaagctaacaatcatggcggctctttctttacattcttcaacaaagtGGGTTCATTTGTCATTAACACCCTTTTAGAGCTTAAAATAGCTGTCAAATTATAAAAACTTTAACTCACCTTCATATTTCGTCTTTTTCTCTccggcgctgattctctttcatgttctctttaccgacgtcgccatcttagcatagcagtagtcgtccatcttctatcacgtcttcaatcttcacttcagataacacgccatcgctccaaactcaacTTCGTGGCCTTTAGAAATACAAATGAGGTATTTGTTGCTATTTATGCTGTGAATAAATTCTAAACTGCTCCGAAAAAGCCACAGCCACTCAGTCCGCCATTTTCGTCTTTCGCCTTTGCTGCAAGTACGTGTGCGCATGCGCTAGAAGTCATCAACTTCCGTTCCCTACATGACAGCGATTTTTCCAAAACAAAAGCATTtcaatgttgttttaaaaaacgatttaaaaaatatttatcctCATGTAATCAACTACTctgaacattttaatgacttttaTCCGTCCACAAGCACGTGCGCAGACATGTTCGATGACTGGTGCTCAAaggtattttttgttttgttttgtttttattttataaacctttatttatacatttcaacatttacaaacagttgagaaataataatcaaagtaagtacaaaaacagtacaaaacagcgccaggggttttttaaattcaaagtaactaaaatagaatgcaaaaaatatatatataagaaacaaagtgcaaagtcataagctcactcaatttcagtaaataacttaaatctggaacacagcatcatcggttttttttttacagctttttggttgttagaggtagagagtgttttaacgtagagttctaattcttttttaaaggctcaAAAAACAGGTCGGGGATTGAAAAacgtacatttatgaatataaaacttagccaatagtataatgatgtTGCAAAGGTCAAATTAATTTTCAATTGTTTTTTCATATTGTGTAaaaccaaatagcacatctttaaaacaaagcacaaatgtgtTTCTCCAAACACATTATGTAGCTGCCAACGGCAGTTTTGAAGTAATTTCATACATCTAaagtgttatgtttatataagcATTTTGTGAAGTGTATAAATAATTAAATTCacaatatattgtttttgtataacTTTGTAAATATACGATATGTGGGTCTATTTGATGGCGGAACAATATTTGCTCTGTACGTGTTGTAGTGTGGGACATTAatgattgatgcacactgtcACAGGAAAAAGAAGTCCCTTTCAGGTTGACAATGTAACCACCCAAAATGATTCATTTACCCTTCTAGTGAATGTGGCAAAagcaatcctttttttaaattttttaccctGACTGTTATTTTAATTTGACGCTTTTCAAAGTTATTATGCTAAACGTTAGCtaaagggggtagcgggggtgtatattgtagcgtcccggaagagttagtgctgcaaggggttctgggtatttgttctgttgtgtttatgttgtgttacggtgcggatgtcctcccgaaatgtgtttgtcattcttgtttggtgtgggttcacagtgtggcgcatagttgtaacagtgttaaagttgtttatacggtcaccctcagtgtgacctgtatggctgttgaccaagtatgccttgcattcacttgtgtgtgtgaaaagccgtagatattatgtgattgggccggcacgcaaaggcagtgccccaatattgttgtctgggtggacatcgggagaaattcgggagaatggttgccccgggagattttcgggaggggcactgatattcgggagtctcccgggaaaatcgagagggttggcaaggatgactgggagacgcaactgctctgtatactcctacgtccgtgtaccactccgtacagcagcgttttaaaaagtcataaattgtactttttgaaaccgataccgataatttccgatattacattttaaagcatttatcggccgataatatcggactgtctcCAGTCGAAAGTAATTTGAGTAGAAAATACACGTTTTATGTTCTCTATGAGAATCGCCTTGTGTTGTATTGTATTCCATACTTgctaaccctcccgtttttagcgggagaatcccgatatacagcgcctctcccgacaacctcccggcagagattttctcccgacaaactcccggtattcagccggagctggaggccacgccccctccagctcaatgcggacctgagactgagtggggacagcctgttctcacgtccgctttcccacagcttgcctgcccagacgtcataacatctagggcttttatagagtgcacaactgcgcacacaacaaggagacgaagcagaagaacaaagaaaattacagacatggcggccgaaatgatatactcatcatgaatggagaagttaaacaggacaatactgccatctaat from Entelurus aequoreus isolate RoL-2023_Sb linkage group LG17, RoL_Eaeq_v1.1, whole genome shotgun sequence encodes the following:
- the LOC133632071 gene encoding gastrula zinc finger protein XlCGF57.1-like is translated as MDGVTELANKRLLNRISAGEKKTKYEDVQQLIGHPEGGSSTLKQETPQPPCIKKEEEELCITQEGECLLGPQEADLTKLPLTVVSVKTEEDEEKPQVDNLLAPLSDSEPEDEVEEPLSSDTDCEGDMRTHTDIKHSEPSKKKRDVQQLIGHPEVLPPQSGGSSTLKHETPNPPHIKKEEEELWITQEEADLTKLPLTVVSVKTEDDEEKPQVDNLLAPLSDSDTEDDVEEPLSSDTDCEGDMRTHTDNKHSECSTKKKSKTGLSCSVCAESFTKGSLLTQHMRTHTGKKKFYCADCGKIFVSRQCLTRHMRTHTGLKPYNCLVCGKSFTRNTYMTQHMRTHTGEKPFNCSICGKRFSRNSYLTPHMRTHTGEKPFNCSVCGKKFSINNRLTEHMRTHTGEKTFSCSVCGKIFVSRQGLTRHLMTHSGLKPFNCSVCGKGFSRNSYLTQHMRLHTGEKTFNCSICGKGFSFKSNLTEHMKKHSKERTFSCSVCGKRFHRNSDAVKHIRTHKRK